One region of Myxococcus stipitatus genomic DNA includes:
- a CDS encoding TetR/AcrR family transcriptional regulator, with translation MRTKPGARPAEDARRQRLLEAATAVFLRYGFRKASMDEVARAADVSRQGLYLHFATKELLFRATLTHVLETSARQAEASLGDDSLPLEARLVGAFDAWVGRFVGTLGADASDLGEAAEGALKDLVPRYEALFLDAVTKSLRAAGLVAAYKPAGLGARQLAETLHATARGLKYASASREAFKEGMEVAARALCMPLGASR, from the coding sequence ATGCGAACGAAGCCGGGCGCGCGACCCGCGGAGGACGCGAGGCGCCAGCGGTTGTTGGAGGCGGCGACCGCCGTCTTCCTGCGGTACGGGTTCCGGAAGGCGTCGATGGACGAAGTGGCCCGCGCCGCCGACGTCTCGCGCCAGGGGCTCTACCTGCACTTCGCGACGAAGGAGCTCCTCTTCCGCGCCACGTTGACGCACGTGCTGGAGACGTCCGCGCGTCAAGCGGAGGCGAGCCTGGGGGATGATTCGCTCCCCTTGGAGGCGCGGCTGGTCGGGGCCTTCGATGCGTGGGTGGGGCGGTTCGTGGGCACGCTGGGGGCGGACGCGTCCGACCTGGGCGAGGCCGCGGAGGGGGCCCTGAAGGACCTGGTACCCCGGTACGAGGCCCTGTTCCTCGACGCGGTGACGAAGTCGCTCCGCGCCGCCGGGCTGGTGGCCGCCTACAAGCCAGCGGGGCTCGGCGCCCGTCAGCTCGCGGAGACGTTGCATGCGACGGCGCGAGGGCTGAAGTACGCCAGCGCGTCGCGAGAGGCCTTCAAGGAGGGGATGGAGGTCGCCGCGCGCGCCCTCTGCATGCCCCTGGGAGCATCCCGATGA
- a CDS encoding HlyD family secretion protein yields MRRAVVLFVVLVVALATLLGVRILKERRAAEGPPGGSGVVEGTAVDIRSRLNARVLSRRVEEGARVQKDAVLVTLDCTEPEAGLSEATARLAVAQAQAESARATATAAGRSSEAVAAQAEGSAAQIASLADQHGLAQRQAERLKQMGEATTEAALDQARAQAESLAQQLAAARHAGTAASRQARAATEQQQASLQAAEAALRAIQAAEAAVRRAQVSVAECELRAPITGTVETLALEVGELALPGGVVARLVDTHDPKAIFYLPNAELAAAKPGQSATVRADAYPDRTFPARVVTVAREAAFTPRNVQTRSDRDRLVYPVEVRIEAPADVLLPGMPVDITLAPTSDTAVAEQRP; encoded by the coding sequence ATGCGACGAGCCGTCGTCCTTTTCGTGGTGCTGGTGGTGGCGCTCGCCACCCTGCTGGGTGTGCGAATCCTCAAGGAGCGCCGGGCCGCGGAGGGGCCGCCTGGGGGTTCGGGCGTGGTGGAGGGGACGGCCGTGGACATCCGCTCGCGCCTCAATGCCCGGGTGCTGTCGCGGCGGGTGGAGGAAGGCGCGCGCGTCCAGAAGGACGCGGTGCTCGTCACGCTGGATTGCACCGAACCGGAGGCGGGGCTGAGCGAGGCCACGGCGCGGCTGGCGGTGGCCCAGGCCCAGGCGGAGTCGGCCCGGGCGACGGCCACGGCGGCGGGACGCAGCAGCGAGGCAGTGGCGGCGCAGGCCGAGGGCAGCGCCGCGCAGATCGCCTCCCTGGCGGACCAGCACGGCCTGGCGCAGCGACAGGCGGAGCGACTCAAGCAGATGGGCGAGGCCACGACGGAGGCCGCCCTGGACCAGGCGCGCGCGCAGGCGGAGTCCCTGGCGCAGCAGCTGGCGGCGGCGCGCCACGCGGGCACCGCGGCCAGCCGACAGGCCCGCGCCGCCACCGAGCAACAGCAGGCCAGCCTCCAGGCGGCCGAGGCCGCGCTCCGGGCCATCCAGGCGGCCGAGGCCGCCGTCCGCCGCGCCCAGGTCTCCGTGGCGGAGTGCGAGCTTCGCGCCCCCATCACCGGCACCGTGGAGACGCTCGCGCTGGAGGTCGGAGAGCTGGCGCTCCCCGGGGGCGTCGTGGCCCGGCTGGTGGATACGCACGACCCCAAGGCCATCTTCTACCTGCCCAACGCGGAGCTGGCGGCGGCGAAGCCGGGGCAGTCCGCCACGGTGCGCGCGGATGCCTACCCCGACCGCACCTTCCCGGCCCGGGTCGTCACCGTGGCGCGAGAGGCCGCCTTCACGCCTCGCAACGTGCAGACCCGCAGCGACCGGGATCGACTCGTCTACCCCGTGGAGGTCCGCATCGAGGCCCCCGCGGACGTGCTGCTGCCCGGAATGCCCGTGGACATCACCCTGGCTCCCACGAGCGACACGGCGGTGGCGGAGCAGCGCCCGTGA
- a CDS encoding ABC transporter ATP-binding protein produces the protein MSTGDTVDVAMKDVRRAFGSTQALRGVSLAVHPGEVYGLVGPDGAGKTTSIRLMAGLLLPDSGQVRTLGEDPSAPRSHVREALGLVPQRNTLYGDLSVDENLHFFARLFGLSKEDFAQRRERLLDITRLGRFTGRRADALSGGMYKKLALACALLHHPRVLLLDEPTNGVDPVSRRELWELLYGLVHEGMTLIVSTPYMDEAARCHRVGLLYAGEIIAEGAPRELARAHGVAASNFEAVFLALVEKRNGGRAA, from the coding sequence GTGAGCACGGGGGACACCGTGGACGTGGCGATGAAGGACGTGCGCCGCGCGTTCGGCTCCACCCAGGCCTTGCGCGGCGTGTCGCTGGCGGTCCACCCCGGCGAGGTCTACGGCCTGGTGGGTCCGGATGGCGCGGGGAAGACGACGAGCATCCGGCTGATGGCGGGGCTGCTCCTCCCGGATTCGGGACAGGTGAGGACGCTGGGGGAGGACCCCTCGGCGCCGCGCTCCCACGTGCGCGAAGCGCTGGGGCTCGTCCCTCAGCGGAACACGCTCTACGGCGACCTGAGCGTCGACGAGAACCTCCACTTCTTCGCGCGCCTCTTCGGGCTGTCGAAGGAGGACTTCGCCCAGCGGCGCGAGCGCCTGCTCGACATCACCCGCCTGGGGCGGTTCACGGGCCGCCGCGCGGACGCGCTGTCGGGAGGCATGTACAAGAAGCTGGCGCTCGCGTGCGCCCTGCTCCACCACCCCCGCGTGCTGCTGCTGGACGAGCCCACCAACGGCGTGGACCCCGTGAGCCGCCGCGAGCTGTGGGAGCTGCTGTATGGCCTGGTGCACGAAGGCATGACGCTCATCGTCTCCACGCCCTACATGGACGAGGCGGCGCGCTGTCACCGCGTGGGGTTGCTCTACGCGGGTGAAATCATCGCCGAGGGAGCGCCCCGGGAGCTGGCGCGCGCGCACGGCGTCGCGGCGTCCAACTTCGAGGCCGTGTTCCTGGCGCTGGTGGAGAAGCGCAATGGGGGGAGGGCCGCATGA
- a CDS encoding ABC transporter ATP-binding protein: MTPAIEVRHLTRRFGSFVAVDDVSFDVGAGEIFGYLGANGAGKSTTIRMLCGLLTPSGGDARVAGFDVGREPERVKAGIGYMSQKFSLYLDLTVRANLEFFASAYGAQGRALRTRIEEMVERMGLGAVEDAVTGSLPGGLQQRVALASAVLHRPRIVFLDEPTAGVDPVQRRTFWALIRDLAAQGTTVFVTTHYMDEAENCARIGIMVDGKLVALDTPTGLKRTHAPGRVLEVRGPGLSTALDSLKGTPGVLDVSRFGAGATVRVDPERMPAESLAAWLRARGVEPLELEESAPTLDDVFLALTARAQRGDD; this comes from the coding sequence ATGACGCCGGCCATCGAGGTGCGCCACCTGACCCGCCGCTTCGGGAGCTTCGTCGCGGTGGACGACGTGAGCTTCGACGTGGGCGCGGGGGAGATCTTCGGCTACCTGGGCGCCAACGGCGCGGGCAAGTCGACCACCATCCGGATGTTGTGCGGCCTGCTGACGCCGTCCGGTGGGGACGCGCGCGTCGCGGGCTTCGACGTGGGGCGGGAGCCGGAGCGGGTCAAGGCCGGCATCGGGTACATGTCCCAGAAGTTCTCGCTGTACCTCGACCTGACGGTGCGGGCGAACCTGGAGTTCTTCGCCTCCGCCTATGGCGCCCAGGGCCGGGCGCTGCGCACGCGCATCGAGGAGATGGTGGAGCGGATGGGCCTCGGGGCCGTGGAGGACGCGGTGACGGGCTCGCTCCCCGGCGGCCTCCAGCAGCGCGTGGCGCTCGCGAGCGCCGTGCTGCATCGCCCCCGCATCGTGTTCCTCGACGAACCCACGGCGGGCGTCGACCCCGTCCAGCGGCGCACGTTCTGGGCGCTGATTCGCGACCTCGCCGCGCAGGGCACCACCGTCTTCGTCACCACGCACTACATGGACGAAGCGGAGAACTGTGCCCGCATCGGCATCATGGTGGACGGGAAGCTGGTGGCGCTGGACACGCCGACCGGACTGAAGCGGACCCATGCGCCCGGGCGCGTGCTCGAGGTGCGCGGGCCGGGGCTGTCCACCGCGCTCGATTCGCTGAAGGGCACGCCGGGGGTGCTGGACGTGAGCCGGTTCGGCGCGGGCGCGACCGTGCGGGTGGACCCGGAGCGGATGCCGGCCGAGTCGCTCGCCGCGTGGCTGCGCGCGCGGGGGGTGGAGCCGCTGGAGCTGGAGGAGTCCGCGCCGACGCTGGATGACGTCTTCCTGGCGCTCACCGCCCGGGCCCAGCGAGGAGACGACTGA
- a CDS encoding ABC transporter permease produces MATNTRRTSATFGRILAMAGKEVLHIRRDIRTLYLALAMPVLLLVLFGFGISFDVDHVELAVVDQDRTDLSRELVRRVTASGEFVTLQDGTSPEAALQQLRRGRAAGVLLLPHGFARDAQRGQAQVQFLVDGADGNTATQALAKAQALVEMASRQLPGTDLAARAPPLEVRIRTLFNPAARSAMFLVPGLAAYLLAIVAVIITALTVAREWERGSMEQLFATPVGRFEIVVGKLLPYLGIGVLQVMLVLTVGAWLFDVPVRGSLVALGLAALLFLIGMLGQGLLISVVTRNQMVATQVATISSVLPAMLLSGFIFPIENLPPPLKVISAVIPARYFVATLRGVLLRGNGLDVLWPQLLALAAFAFLVLALATRRFQRRLD; encoded by the coding sequence ATGGCGACGAACACCCGCCGCACCTCCGCGACGTTCGGGCGCATCCTCGCCATGGCGGGCAAGGAGGTCCTCCACATCCGCCGAGACATCCGCACGCTCTACCTGGCCCTGGCCATGCCCGTGCTGCTGCTGGTGCTGTTCGGCTTCGGCATCAGCTTCGACGTGGACCACGTGGAGCTGGCGGTGGTGGACCAGGACCGGACGGACCTGTCCCGCGAACTGGTCCGGCGCGTCACCGCGTCCGGGGAGTTCGTCACCCTCCAGGACGGCACCTCGCCGGAGGCCGCGCTCCAGCAGTTGCGGCGTGGACGCGCGGCCGGCGTGCTCCTGCTGCCACACGGCTTCGCCAGGGACGCGCAGCGCGGCCAGGCCCAGGTCCAGTTCCTCGTCGATGGCGCCGACGGGAACACCGCCACCCAGGCGCTCGCGAAGGCGCAGGCGCTGGTGGAGATGGCGAGCCGACAGCTGCCGGGCACGGACCTGGCGGCGCGGGCGCCTCCGCTCGAGGTGAGGATCCGGACGTTGTTCAACCCCGCGGCGCGGTCGGCCATGTTCCTGGTGCCGGGGCTGGCCGCGTACCTGCTGGCCATCGTCGCGGTCATCATCACCGCGCTGACGGTGGCGCGCGAATGGGAGCGCGGCTCCATGGAGCAGTTGTTCGCGACGCCGGTGGGGCGCTTCGAAATCGTGGTCGGCAAGCTGCTGCCGTACCTGGGCATCGGCGTGCTCCAGGTGATGCTGGTGCTGACGGTGGGCGCGTGGCTCTTCGACGTGCCGGTCCGGGGAAGCCTCGTGGCGCTGGGGCTGGCCGCCCTGCTCTTCCTGATCGGCATGCTGGGCCAGGGGCTGCTCATCTCGGTGGTGACGCGCAACCAGATGGTGGCGACGCAGGTGGCGACCATCTCCTCGGTGCTGCCGGCGATGCTGCTGTCGGGATTCATCTTCCCCATCGAGAACCTGCCGCCTCCGCTCAAGGTCATCAGCGCGGTGATTCCGGCGCGGTACTTCGTGGCGACCCTGCGCGGGGTCCTCCTGCGCGGCAACGGCCTGGACGTCCTGTGGCCCCAGCTGCTGGCCCTGGCGGCGTTCGCGTTCCTGGTGCTGGCCCTGGCCACGCGGCGATTCCAACGGCGACTGGACTGA
- a CDS encoding ABC transporter permease — MHPLLVQYRAVVVKEVRQTVRDRRLMALLTIAPLMQLFVLGFAVNFDVRHVPTVVVDRDRTMESREYAREQLAGDTLDLEAELPDEHAAVEALEDGQASVALILPQDFQKDVLRGQGAQVQALVDGSDPTRSGVASDAVARFAASRASRLLQAQARARGAPLSQAPVELVPRVLFNPELSTAVYVVPGIAAMLLLIVTTVIMAMGLSRERETGTLEQLQVTPLRPGILMAGKVTPFLVIGLVDVGLALSVGAWVFGVPLRGSLALVAVATLFYLLSTLGVGLLIATVSRTQQQAFVGGFLFVLPAVLLSGVMSPIRAMPDWLASVTYANPVRYYVEVLRGSLLKDAGLPDLWTQLVMLAVFGMLVMTVAARRFHKTSA, encoded by the coding sequence ATGCATCCGCTCCTGGTGCAGTACCGCGCGGTCGTCGTGAAGGAGGTCCGGCAGACGGTGCGGGACCGACGGCTCATGGCGCTGCTCACCATCGCGCCGCTCATGCAGCTCTTCGTCCTGGGCTTCGCGGTGAACTTCGATGTCCGCCACGTCCCCACCGTGGTCGTCGACCGCGACCGGACGATGGAGAGCCGCGAGTACGCCCGCGAGCAGCTCGCGGGGGACACGCTCGACCTGGAGGCGGAGTTGCCGGACGAGCACGCCGCCGTGGAGGCCCTGGAGGATGGCCAGGCGTCGGTGGCGCTCATCCTCCCCCAGGACTTCCAGAAGGACGTCCTGCGTGGACAGGGGGCCCAGGTCCAGGCGCTGGTGGACGGCTCGGACCCGACGCGCTCCGGCGTGGCCTCCGACGCCGTGGCGCGCTTCGCCGCGTCGCGCGCATCGCGGCTCCTCCAGGCCCAGGCCCGAGCCCGGGGCGCCCCCCTGTCCCAGGCCCCCGTCGAGCTCGTCCCGCGCGTGCTCTTCAACCCGGAGCTGTCCACGGCGGTCTACGTGGTGCCGGGCATCGCCGCGATGCTCCTGCTCATCGTCACCACGGTCATCATGGCCATGGGCCTGTCGCGCGAGCGGGAGACCGGCACGCTCGAGCAGCTCCAGGTGACGCCGCTGCGGCCCGGCATCCTCATGGCGGGCAAGGTGACACCGTTCCTCGTCATCGGGCTCGTGGACGTGGGGCTCGCCCTGAGCGTGGGCGCGTGGGTGTTCGGCGTTCCGCTGCGGGGCAGCCTCGCGCTCGTCGCCGTGGCCACCCTCTTCTACCTGCTGTCCACGCTCGGCGTGGGGCTGCTCATCGCCACGGTGAGCCGGACCCAGCAGCAGGCCTTCGTGGGAGGCTTCCTCTTCGTCCTCCCCGCCGTCCTGCTGTCCGGCGTGATGAGCCCCATCCGGGCCATGCCGGACTGGCTCGCGAGCGTCACCTACGCGAACCCGGTCCGCTACTACGTCGAGGTCCTCCGGGGCTCGCTGCTCAAGGACGCGGGGCTGCCGGACCTGTGGACCCAGCTCGTCATGCTGGCCGTCTTCGGGATGCTGGTGATGACCGTGGCGGCCCGCCGCTTCCACAAGACGTCGGCGTGA